The following proteins are encoded in a genomic region of Cryomorphaceae bacterium:
- a CDS encoding 4a-hydroxytetrahydrobiopterin dehydratase, producing MVQDWNNENNTLVRDFKFSNFSEAFAFMTRVAMLAEQHNHHPDWNNVYNRVQIKLSTHDAGNVITEKDEKLAEAINNLL from the coding sequence ATGGTTCAAGACTGGAATAACGAAAACAATACCCTGGTAAGGGATTTTAAATTCAGTAATTTTTCTGAGGCCTTTGCCTTTATGACCCGCGTGGCTATGCTCGCCGAACAGCACAACCATCATCCTGACTGGAACAATGTGTACAATCGGGTTCAGATAAAACTATCTACCCATGATGCGGGCAACGTAATTACCGAAAAGGACGAGAAATTGGCAGAGGCCATCAATAACTTACTCTAA
- a CDS encoding asparagine synthetase B, with protein sequence MKKWILIVVWVLLSVNLFAAKLLIPMDDTQKNHLKAYGIAYWVLQNDVDVEWLLNYRGGSFMIQHLPSLEEECIIRGVTYQVIADVQAAAILREIADPEVNMEVVKLEKAPKIAVYSPKSKLPWDDAVTLVLTYAEIPYEVIYDTEIINMELHKYDWLHLHHEDFTGQYGKFYSAYRNAPWYRQQVQEAEADAMALGYAKVSELKRDVALKIREYVAGGGFLFTMCSGTDTYDIALSAMNIDIVESMFDGDPADPAAQSKLDFSQTFAFKDFQLEMDPYVYEFSTIDGTTIHSRTPQQSDLFTLFDFSAKWDIIPTMLTQNHQRVIKGFMGQTTSFNKKYIKSDVLILGESKALGTAKYIHGEFGKGQWTFYGGHDPEDYRHLVGDPPTDLNLYPNSPGYRLILNNILFPAARKQKQKT encoded by the coding sequence ATGAAAAAGTGGATATTGATTGTGGTGTGGGTCCTGCTCTCCGTAAATCTGTTTGCGGCCAAGTTGCTCATTCCGATGGACGACACCCAGAAAAATCACCTCAAAGCCTACGGAATTGCCTATTGGGTGCTACAAAACGATGTGGATGTTGAATGGCTTTTAAACTACCGGGGAGGTAGTTTTATGATTCAGCACCTACCCAGTCTTGAAGAAGAATGTATTATCAGGGGCGTTACATACCAGGTAATTGCCGATGTTCAAGCAGCTGCCATCTTACGCGAAATAGCAGACCCCGAAGTAAACATGGAGGTGGTAAAGCTGGAGAAAGCACCCAAAATAGCCGTGTACTCCCCAAAGAGCAAACTGCCCTGGGATGACGCTGTTACGCTGGTATTAACCTACGCTGAGATACCGTATGAAGTTATTTACGATACGGAAATCATCAACATGGAGCTACACAAATACGACTGGCTGCACCTTCACCATGAGGACTTTACCGGACAGTACGGTAAGTTTTACAGTGCCTACCGAAACGCACCATGGTACCGCCAGCAAGTGCAGGAGGCCGAAGCCGATGCAATGGCTTTAGGTTACGCCAAAGTATCTGAACTTAAGCGCGATGTAGCACTCAAAATACGCGAGTACGTGGCTGGTGGTGGTTTCCTCTTTACGATGTGCTCAGGAACCGATACATATGACATAGCACTCTCAGCAATGAATATTGACATTGTGGAGTCTATGTTCGACGGTGACCCCGCGGACCCCGCAGCTCAAAGCAAACTAGATTTCAGCCAAACCTTTGCATTCAAAGATTTTCAGCTTGAAATGGACCCCTACGTCTATGAGTTTTCAACCATTGACGGAACAACCATCCACTCGCGCACACCCCAGCAAAGCGACCTTTTTACCTTGTTTGATTTTTCGGCTAAGTGGGATATCATTCCTACCATGCTCACACAAAATCACCAACGCGTCATTAAAGGTTTTATGGGTCAAACCACTTCATTCAACAAAAAGTACATCAAGTCGGATGTTCTGATACTGGGTGAATCCAAAGCACTGGGAACCGCCAAGTACATTCACGGGGAATTTGGCAAAGGGCAATGGACATTTTACGGTGGGCACGACCCGGAAGACTACCGGCATCTTGTTGGCGACCCGCCTACCGATTTAAACCTGTACCCCAACTCGCCAGGCTACAGACTGATTCTCAATAACATTCTTTTTCCTGCAGCGCGTAAGCAGAAACAAAAGACCTGA
- the dnaB gene encoding replicative DNA helicase, with translation MAELEVVENKKGSKMAAVSMVDGGKLQPQAVELEEAVLGAMMLEKNAVNDAIEILSAESFYREAHQKIFTAIKELFADTEPIDILTVTNRLRKNAHLDDVGGPYYISQLTNKVASAANIQFHARIIAQKYILRELIRISTDIVREAFDDTTDVFDLLDKAEQSLYKVAEGNIRKDVSKMQNLMAEAIKQIEEAGKKDGGLSGVPTGFTNLDRLTGGWQRSDLIIMAGRPGMGKTAFVLSMARNVAVEFERPVAVFSLEMSSLQLVNRLIASESEISAEKLRKGTLQEHEYHQLHSRINRLSEAPLFIDDTPALSVFELRAKCRRLKAQHGIELIIIDYLQLMTAGGDSSKNGGNREQEISTISRSLKGLAKELDVPIIALSQLNRSVETRGGDKRPQLSDLRESGAIEQDADLVTFVYRPEYYNITQDENGESTLGIGEIIVAKHRNGGLDNVKLRFIGHLAKFDNLESYDFDQQGNIKPNTEFDTPNTITRPSRMDDVSLDDDDDDDFGIDLDDSFN, from the coding sequence ATGGCAGAACTGGAAGTAGTTGAGAATAAGAAAGGAAGTAAAATGGCAGCTGTATCCATGGTGGATGGTGGCAAACTCCAACCTCAGGCCGTAGAGTTGGAAGAGGCTGTACTAGGTGCGATGATGCTCGAGAAAAATGCGGTGAACGATGCCATTGAGATTCTATCGGCGGAGAGCTTTTACCGTGAGGCACATCAAAAGATTTTTACTGCCATCAAAGAGCTGTTTGCCGACACCGAGCCTATCGACATTCTCACCGTAACGAACCGGCTTCGAAAGAACGCTCACCTGGACGACGTAGGCGGCCCCTATTACATAAGCCAACTCACCAATAAAGTTGCATCGGCCGCCAACATTCAGTTTCACGCCCGAATCATTGCCCAGAAGTACATCCTGCGTGAGCTCATTCGCATTTCTACTGACATAGTTCGCGAGGCTTTTGACGACACGACCGATGTATTTGACCTGCTCGACAAGGCTGAACAAAGCCTCTACAAAGTAGCCGAGGGCAACATCCGAAAGGACGTGAGCAAGATGCAAAACCTGATGGCCGAAGCCATCAAGCAAATTGAGGAAGCCGGTAAGAAGGACGGCGGTTTGAGCGGAGTGCCCACAGGCTTTACCAACCTGGATCGCCTGACGGGCGGTTGGCAGCGATCCGACCTTATTATCATGGCGGGTCGACCGGGTATGGGAAAAACCGCTTTTGTTCTCTCGATGGCGCGAAATGTAGCCGTGGAATTTGAACGGCCGGTAGCTGTGTTTTCACTGGAAATGTCTTCATTGCAGCTTGTAAACCGTTTGATTGCCAGCGAATCGGAAATATCAGCAGAAAAACTCCGGAAAGGAACCCTGCAAGAGCACGAGTACCACCAGCTTCACTCTCGCATCAACCGCCTGTCTGAAGCACCCCTCTTTATTGACGACACTCCGGCCCTTTCGGTTTTTGAATTACGCGCCAAATGCCGACGACTCAAAGCTCAGCACGGTATCGAACTCATCATTATTGACTACCTGCAATTGATGACGGCAGGAGGAGATAGCAGTAAAAACGGTGGTAATCGCGAACAGGAAATCAGCACTATATCGCGCTCGCTGAAAGGATTGGCCAAGGAACTTGACGTGCCCATCATTGCCCTATCGCAATTGAACCGGTCTGTTGAGACGCGTGGAGGAGACAAACGACCTCAGCTCTCTGACCTCAGAGAATCGGGCGCCATTGAACAGGACGCCGACCTTGTGACCTTTGTCTATCGCCCCGAATATTACAACATTACCCAGGACGAAAACGGTGAATCGACACTGGGCATCGGAGAGATCATTGTGGCCAAGCACCGTAACGGAGGTTTGGACAATGTGAAGCTGCGGTTTATCGGCCACCTTGCCAAATTCGATAACCTGGAGAGTTATGACTTTGACCAGCAAGGAAATATCAAACCCAACACCGAGTTTGATACGCCCAACACCATCACACGGCCCTCGCGTATGGATGATGTTTCGCTGGATGATGACGACGATGATGATTTTGGTATTGACCTGGATGACAGCTTCAACTAA